A part of Neovison vison isolate M4711 chromosome 6, ASM_NN_V1, whole genome shotgun sequence genomic DNA contains:
- the CCT8 gene encoding T-complex protein 1 subunit theta yields the protein MALHVPKAPGFAQMLKEGAKHFSGLEEAVYRNIQACKELAQTTRTAYGPNGMNKMVINHLEKLFVTNDAATILRELEVQHPAAKMIVMASHMQEQEVGDGTNFVLVFAGALLELAEELLRIGLSVSEVIEGYEIACRKAHEILPDLVCCSAKNLRDVDEVSSLLHTSIMSKQYGNEVFLAKLIAQACVSIFPDSGHFNVDNIRVCKILGSGIYSSSVLHGMVFKKETEGDVTSVKNAKIAVYSCPFDGMITETKGTVLIKTAEELMNFSKGEENLMDAQVKAIADTGANVIVTGGKVADMALHYANKYNIMLVRLNSKWDLRRLCKTVGATALPRLTPPVLEEMGHCDSVYLSEVGDTQVVVFKHEKEDGAISTIVLRGSTDNLMDDIERAVDDGVNTFKVLTRDKRLVPGGGATEIELAKQITSYGETCPGLEQYAIKKFAEAFEAIPRALAENSGVKANEVISKLYAVHQEGNKNVGLDIEAEVPAVKDMLEAGILDTYLGKYWAIKLATNAAVTVLRVDQIIMAKPAGGPKPPSGKKDWDDDQND from the exons ATGGCGCTTCACGTCCCCAAGGCCCCGGGCTTTGCCCAGATGCTCAAGGAGGGGGCGAAG CATTTTTCTGGTTTAGAAGAGGCTGTGTACAGGAACATTCAGGCTTGCAAGGAGCTTGCCCAAACAACTCGTACAGCATATGGACCAAATG gaatGAACAAAATGGTTATCAACCATCTGGAGAAGTTGTTTGTGACAAATGATGCAGCCACTATTTTAAGAGAGCTAGAA GTGCAGCATCCTGCTGCAAAAATGATTGTAATGGCCTCTCACATGCAAGAACAAGAGGTTGGAGATGGCACGAACTTTGTTCTGGTATTTGCTGGAGCCCTTCTGGAACTAGCTGAAGAGCTTCTGAGAATTGGCCTGTCAGTTTCAGAG GTCATAGAAGGTTATGAAATAGCCTGCAGAAAAGCCCATGAGATTCTTCCTGATTTAGTATGTTGTTCTGCAAAAAATCTTCGGGATGTTGATGAAGTATCCTCTCTGCTTCATACCTCCATAATGAGTAAACAATACGGTAATGAAGTATTTCTGGCCAAGCTTATTGCTCAAGCATGTG tgtctaTTTTTCCGGATTCTGGCCATTTCAATGTTGATAACATCAGAGTTTGTAAGATTCTG GGCTCTGGCATCTATTCATCTTCAGTATTACATGGCATGGTTTTTAAGAAGGAAACCGAAGGTGATGTAACATCTGTCAAAAATGCCAAAATAGCAGTGTACTCTTGTCCTTTTGATGGCATGATAACTGAAACTAAG GGAACGGTATTGATAAAGACGGCTGAAGAATTGATGAATTTTAGCAAGGGAGAAGAAAATCTCATGGATGCGCAAGTTAAAGCAATAGCTGATACTGGAGCAAATGTCATCGTAACAGGTGGCAAAGTGGCAGACATGGCTCTTCATTATGCAAACAAGTACAATATCATGTTGGTGAG gttgaattcCAAATGGGATCTCAGAAGGCTATGTAAAACAGTCGGTGCTACAGCTCTTCCTAGATTG ACTCCTCCTGTCCTTGAAGAAATGGGACATTGTGACAGTGTTTACCTCTCAGAAGTTGGAGACACACAGGTGGTGGTTTTTAAGCATG AAAAGGAAGATGGTGCCATTTCTACCATAGTGCTTCGAGGCTCCACAGACAATCTGATGGATGATATAGAAAGGGCAGTAGATGATGGTGTTAATACTTTCAAAGTTCTCACAAGG GATAAACGCCTTGTTCCTGGAGGTGGAGCAACAGAAATCGAGTTAGCCAAACAGATCACATCATATGGAGAG aCATGTCCTGGACTTGAACAGTATGCCATTAAGAAGTTTGCTGAGGCATTTGAAGCTATTCCCCGGGCACTGGCAGAAAATTCTGGAGTTAAGGCCAATGAAGTCATCTCCAAACTTTATGCAGTACatcaagaaggaaataagaatGTTGGATTAGATATTGAG GCTGAAGTTCCTGCTGTAAAGGACATGTTGGAAGCTGGTATTCTAGACACTTACTTGGGAAAATACTGGGCTATCAAACTGGCTACGAATGCTGCCGTCACTGTACTCAGAGTAGATCAG atcATCATGGCAAAACCAGCCGGTGGGCCCAAACCTCCAAGCGGGAAGAAAGACTGGGATGATGACCAAAATGATTGA